Proteins from one Silurus meridionalis isolate SWU-2019-XX chromosome 3, ASM1480568v1, whole genome shotgun sequence genomic window:
- the LOC124383279 gene encoding translation initiation factor IF-2-like, which translates to MEVEVQVKQEEEKVSPVLHIQVEEAEKAVSLVVNTQVEKTEISVVDTMVEEVEEVVSPVVEIRVEKMESTLVATQAEKVEKTEIPEVHSQVEKMESPVVNTQAEKVEKTEIPEVHSQVEKMESPVVDTQAEKVEKTEIPEVHSQVEKMESPVVDTQAEKVEKTEIPEVHSQVEKMESPVVNTQAEKVEKTEIPEVDSQVEKVHMETTQAEEKVPLKPAVENNNAAEEKKEDGEDPENPEAEPLKKVEE; encoded by the exons ATGGAGGTGGAAGTACAGGTGAAACAAGAGGAGGAAAAAGTGAGCCCTGTATTACACATTCAAGTCGAGGAAGCTGAAAAGGCAGTGAGTCTCGTGGTGAACACTCAGGTGGAGAAGACTGAGATCTCTGTGGTGGACACtatggtggaggaggtggaggaggtagTGAGTCCTGTAGTAGAAATTCGggtggagaagatggagagTACTCTTGTGGCCACTCAGGCAGAGAAG GTGGAGAAAACAGAGATTCCTGAGGTACACTCtcaggtggagaagatggagagTCCTGTGGTGAACACTCAGGCAGAGAAGGTGGAGAAAACAGAGATTCCTGAGGTACACTCtcaggtggagaagatggagagTCCTGTGGTGGACACTCAGGCAGAGAAGGTGGAGAAAACAGAGATTCCTGAGGTACACTCtcaggtggagaagatggagagTCCTGTGGTGGACACTCAGGCAGAGAAGGTGGAGAAAACAGAGATTCCTGAGGTACACTCTCAGGTGGAAAAGATGGAGAGTCCTGTGGTGAACACTCAGGCAGAGAAGGTGGAAAAAACAGAGATTCCTGAGGTAGACTCTCAGGTGGAGAAGGTTCATATGGAGACCACTCAGGCAGAAGAGAAGGTGCCGTTAAAGCCAGCTGTGGAGAACAATAATGCagcagaggagaagaaagaggatGGGGAGGATCCTGAGAACCCAGAGGCAGAGCCTTTAAAGAAGGTGGAAGAGTGA
- the arpc2 gene encoding actin-related protein 2/3 complex subunit 2: MILLEINNRIIEETLTLKFDSAANGNKPEAVEVTFADFDGVLYHISNPNGDKTKVMISISLKFYKELQEHGADELLKRIYGNFLVPAEDGYNVSLLFDLDTLPAKKQEIIHQAGMLKRNCFASVFEKYFKFQEEGREGEQRAVVHYRDDESMYLEAKKDRVTVVFSTVFKDDDDVIIGKVFMQEFKEGRRASHTAPQVLFSHREPPLELKDTDAAVGDNIGYITFVLFPRHTNTNARDNTINLIHTFRDYLHYHIKCSKAYIHTRMRAKTSDFLKVLNRARPDAEKKEMKTISGKTFSR; this comes from the exons ATGATcctgttggaaataaataatCGCATCATCGAGGAGACGCTTACGCTCAAATTCGACAGCGCGGCCAACGG GAACAAGCCGGAAGCAGTAGAAGTTACATTTGCCG ACTTCGATGGCGTGCTATACCACATCTCAAACCCTAACGGTGACAAGACCAAGGTGATGATCAGCATCTCGCTGAAGTTCTACAAAGAGCTGCAGGAGCACGGGGCTGACGAG CTGCTCAAGAGGATCTATGGAAACTTCCTGGTGCCTGCAGAAGATG GCTACAATGTGTCTTTGCTCTTCGACCTGGATACACTGCCAGCTAAAAaacaggagataatccaccaggCGGGCATGCTGAAGAGAAACTGCTTTGCATCCGTGTTTGAAAAGTACTTCAAGTTCCAGGAGGAAGGTCGCGAGGGCGAGCAGAGAGCCGTGGTCCATTACAGAGACGACGAGTCTAT GTACTTGGAGGCAAAGAAAGATCGTGTTACTGTCGTTTTCAGCACCGTCTTCAAGGATGACGATGATGTCATCATTGGAAAAGTGTTCATGCAG GAGTTTAAAGAAGGCCGGCGTGCGAGTCACACGGCTCCTCAAGTGCTGTTCAGCCACCGAGAGCCTCCTCTGGAGCTGAAGGACACGGACGCTGCAGTGGGAGACAACATCGGCTACATCACCTTCG TCCTGTTTCCTCGTCATACCAACACCAACGCCAGAGACAACACCATCAATCTTATCCACACCTTCCGTGATTACCTACACTATCACATCAAGTGCTCCAAG GCTTATATCCACACTCGCATGAGAGCCAAGACCTCTGACTTCCTGAAGGTCCTGAACCGCGCTCGCCCCGACGCCGAAAAGAAAGAGATGAAGACGATCTC GGGCAAGACATTCTCTCGCTAA